Proteins from one Mesorhizobium sp. M9A.F.Ca.ET.002.03.1.2 genomic window:
- the kdsA gene encoding 3-deoxy-8-phosphooctulonate synthase — MSKPNSSVTVGKVVFGNIAPLSLIAGPCQLESRQHAFDMAGALKELTEKLGLGLVYKTSYDKANRTSLGGTRGAGLDAALPVFDDLRKAFSLPILTDVHTEEQCAVVAPHVDILQIPAFLSRQTDLLIAAARTGKVVNVKKGQFLAPWDMKNVVAKITGSGNANVLVTERGASFGYNTLVSDMRALPIMAEIGAPVIFDATHSVQQPGGQGGSTGGDRRFVGTLARAAVAVGVAGVFIETHQDPDNAPSDGPNMVPLKDLPTLLERLMAFDRVAKG; from the coding sequence ATGAGCAAGCCCAATTCGTCCGTGACCGTCGGCAAGGTCGTCTTCGGCAACATCGCGCCGCTGTCGCTGATTGCCGGCCCGTGTCAGCTTGAATCGCGCCAGCACGCCTTCGACATGGCTGGCGCGCTGAAGGAACTGACTGAGAAGCTGGGGCTGGGTCTGGTCTACAAGACGAGCTACGACAAGGCCAACCGCACCTCGCTTGGCGGCACGCGGGGCGCCGGGCTCGATGCAGCGCTGCCGGTGTTCGACGATCTGCGCAAGGCGTTTTCGCTGCCGATCCTGACCGATGTCCACACTGAGGAACAGTGCGCGGTCGTGGCGCCGCATGTCGATATCCTGCAGATTCCGGCTTTCCTCAGCCGCCAGACCGATCTGCTGATCGCGGCGGCACGAACCGGCAAGGTCGTCAATGTGAAGAAGGGCCAGTTCCTCGCGCCGTGGGACATGAAGAACGTCGTCGCCAAGATCACCGGTTCCGGCAACGCCAATGTGCTGGTCACCGAGCGCGGCGCGTCCTTCGGCTATAACACGCTGGTCTCCGACATGCGCGCTCTGCCGATCATGGCCGAAATCGGCGCGCCGGTGATTTTCGACGCCACGCATTCGGTGCAGCAGCCGGGCGGGCAGGGCGGCTCCACGGGTGGCGACCGGCGCTTTGTCGGGACGCTGGCGCGCGCGGCGGTGGCGGTCGGTGTCGCCGGCGTCTTCATCGAGACGCATCAGGATCCCGACAATGCGCCCTCCGACGGCCCCAACATGGTGCCGCTGAAGGATCTTCCGACGCTGTTGGAAAGACTGATGGCGTTCGATCGCGTCGCCAAGGGCTGA
- a CDS encoding VOC family protein, translating into MTETMPAGPHSPGAYPPGAYPLDHLVLPTASLDVARARLNSLGFIVAPTGIHPFGTENCCVFLEDGTYLEPLAVCNAQAAAKAIADGNVFVARDRAYRDKRGNEGFSALVLGTENADADHTRYVEAGLAAGDMLSFSRAFTDAAGKSDTASFKLAFASGTGATDAFLFACERINAPKVDRTALQIHANGATGIIEVVAVSDEPSGQRRLISIAARSPVAGQGSSATFGLPNATLTLLDPVAFETRFGISAGAPSELRFAGVVFSVRRADTVAKLLAASSVEHDIRGNDIIVRPATGQGAAFIFREIA; encoded by the coding sequence ATGACCGAGACGATGCCAGCAGGACCACATTCGCCAGGCGCTTATCCGCCAGGCGCTTATCCGCTTGACCATCTTGTGCTGCCGACCGCGAGCCTCGACGTGGCGCGGGCGCGGCTCAATTCGCTCGGCTTTATCGTGGCTCCGACCGGCATCCATCCCTTCGGGACGGAAAACTGCTGCGTCTTCCTTGAAGACGGCACCTATCTCGAGCCGCTGGCGGTGTGCAACGCGCAAGCGGCGGCGAAAGCAATCGCGGACGGCAACGTCTTCGTCGCGCGTGATCGTGCCTATCGCGACAAACGCGGCAATGAAGGATTTTCCGCCCTTGTCCTGGGCACCGAAAATGCGGATGCCGATCATACGCGTTATGTCGAAGCCGGCCTGGCGGCCGGAGACATGCTGAGCTTTTCGCGTGCCTTCACCGACGCGGCGGGAAAGAGCGACACGGCATCGTTCAAGCTGGCCTTTGCCTCCGGCACCGGGGCGACGGACGCATTTCTGTTCGCCTGCGAGCGGATCAATGCGCCAAAAGTGGACCGCACCGCGTTGCAAATCCACGCCAATGGCGCGACCGGCATCATCGAAGTCGTGGCGGTCAGCGACGAGCCATCCGGACAGCGCCGACTGATTTCGATCGCGGCGCGCAGTCCCGTGGCCGGGCAGGGGAGCAGCGCCACGTTTGGCTTGCCGAATGCGACCTTGACCCTCCTTGACCCTGTCGCTTTCGAAACGCGCTTCGGCATATCTGCCGGCGCGCCATCAGAACTCCGCTTCGCGGGGGTAGTCTTTTCGGTTCGCCGCGCAGACACAGTCGCAAAGCTGCTTGCAGCCAGTTCCGTCGAACACGACATACGCGGCAATGATATTATTGTGCGGCCGGCAACCGGGCAGGGTGCGGCCTTCATCTTCCGGGAGATCGCATGA
- a CDS encoding Dabb family protein, with translation MIRHIVFFSARHKEDVEAVRTGLLALGDIPHSRLFEVTLNTKVDPLSDEIDVVVYAEFEDDFALAAYKAHPLYAETTNQVKPLRELRYSADVVAAT, from the coding sequence TTGATCCGGCATATCGTTTTCTTCAGCGCGCGCCACAAAGAGGATGTCGAGGCCGTACGCACGGGCTTGCTGGCGCTGGGCGACATTCCCCATTCCCGTCTTTTCGAGGTGACGCTCAACACCAAGGTCGACCCGCTGTCGGACGAGATCGACGTGGTCGTTTATGCCGAGTTCGAGGATGATTTCGCGCTGGCCGCCTACAAGGCGCACCCGCTCTATGCCGAGACGACCAATCAGGTCAAACCGCTGCGCGAACTGCGATATTCGGCTGACGTTGTGGCGGCGACCTGA